From the genome of bacterium:
CTTTCACGGGAATAAACGCCGTTACCCTTTCACCCGGGGTTAAACTCAACATATTAATAATGGCCTTTCCTTTCGCGGTGCGCCCGGCCTGCGGGATTTCATGGACTTTTATCCAGTGGACTTTTCCGATATTCGTAAAAAATAAAATGTAATGATGGGTAGAGGCAATAAAAAGATGTTCCACAAAATCTTCTTCTTTTGTAAGCATGCCTGTCTTTCCCCTGCCGCCGCGGCGCTGCTTTGTAAAACCTGAAACCGGCTGGCGTTTTATATAACCTGTATGGCTGATTGTGATCGCCATGTCTTCTTCCGCAATCAGATCTTCGATCGTAAAATCTCCTTCTTCTTCAATGATCTCAGTCCGCCGTTCATCGCCGAATTTTTTATCGATCTCCAGAAGCTCCTCCTTAATAATTTCTTTTACTTTCGCTTCGCTTGAAAGGATCAATTTAAAGTATGCTATTTTTTTAATTATTTCCAGATATTCCGCCTCGAGCTTTTCTATTTCTAATCCTGTAAGCTTCTGCAGTTTCATATCGAGAATCGCAAGCGCCTGAACCTCTGAAAGCGAGAATTTCTTCATTAAATTAAACTTTGCGGCTTCCGGGCTTTCACTCTTCTTAATAGTTTTTATCACTTCATCAAGATTTGCCAGCGCGATCTTTAAACCCTCAATAATATGTGCCCGGGCTTCAGCTTTAGCCAGTTCAAATTTTGTCCTTCGGATAATGATCTCTTTACGGTGATTTATATAATGAATTATGATCTCTTTAATGTTCAAAACCAGAGGATTTTTATCTACTATCGCGAGAAAAATTATTCCAAATGTAGTCCGCATCGAGGTATGTTTGTAAAGCTGATTTAAAACCACATGGGCTACCTCACCGCGTTTTAATTCTATTACAACACGCATCCCGTCCCGGTCGGATTCATCGCGGACATCCGAGATCCCGTCTATTTTTTTATCATTAACAAGATGCGCGATATCCTCAATAAGCCGCGCCTTATTAATCTGATATGGAAGCTCTGTAATAATAATATTTTCTTTGTCATTTTTAAGCTGTTCGATATTCGCCTTAGCCCGGAGAGTGATCTTCCCCCGGCCGGTTTCATAAGCTTCTTTAATACCCGCTCGGCCGACTATAAAAGCCCCTGTCGGAAAATCCGGGCCAGGCATAACTTTCATGATTTCTTTTATTGCGACATCCGAATCATCAATAACTTTAATAACCGACTTTATTACCTCGGACATATTATGAGGAGGAATATTTGTCGCCATACCTACGGCGATACCCGATGAACCGTTAACCAGGAGATTCGGAATCTTCGCCGGCAAAACAACTGGTTCAGTCATAGATTCATCGTAATTTGGTATAAAATCAACCGTTTCTTTGTCAATATCTGCGAGCATTTCTTCGCTGAAAAGCGCCATTCTTATTTCGGTGTATCGCATCGCCGCGGCTGAATCACCGTCCACGGATCCGAAATTTCCCTGTCCGTCGATCAAAGTATAACGGCATGAAAAACTCTGGACCATACGGACTATACTTTCATATACAGCCATATCTCCATGCGGATGGTATTTACCTAAAACATCACCGACAACCCTCGCGCTTTTTTTGTACGGTTTATTATGAACGATCCCCGCTTCATTCATTGAATGAAGGATCCTGCGATGCACCGGTTTCAGCCCGTCACGGACATCCGGCAAGGCTCTGCCTATAATAACGCTCATGGCGTAATCAATATACGAACTACGCATTTCATCTTCAATATTTATCGGAACTACTTTTTCGCCTTTAGAATACATGGTTCTCCTAAAAATCCGTTTAAACCGTTCAAACAGTTTAAACAGTTATTAAATATCCAAATTCCTGACCTGCGCCGCGTGCTTAAGTATAAATTCTCTCCGGGGTTCAACCTGGTCACCCATAAGAATAGTAAAGATCTCATCCGTAAGAACAACATCCTCAAGTTTAACCTGTAAAATGGTCCTTTTTTCCGGATCCATTGTCGTTGACCAGAGCTGTTCCGGATTCATTTCTCCAAGGCCTTTATACCTCTGGATTGTCAAACCTTTTTTTCCCCATATTTTTATCCTTTCAAGAATATCATCTATGGATTTTACTGGAACAATCTCTTCTTCTCTTTCTAACTGGAACAGAACGGAATCATCATCAAACACAAGGTTTAAATTTGAAAGTTTTTTATATAAATCTTTAACCTCTTTATACTCCGGAGAAAAAACTATTTCCGCTCTTTTAATTTTACGTTCTTCTTCTGAATCAGTCTTTCCATTCTCACCATTGGATTTATGCTTTTTCAGTTCATCCTCAAACGGGAATAACTCAACATATTCTTCGATAGTATTTCCTTTTCTGTATATTATCCTCTGCAGCCTCTTCCATGAGATCAAAATATCTGAAATATCCTGCAACTTTTTGCCTGTATATTCCTCCCTGATTTTTTTC
Proteins encoded in this window:
- the gyrA gene encoding DNA gyrase subunit A; amino-acid sequence: MYSKGEKVVPINIEDEMRSSYIDYAMSVIIGRALPDVRDGLKPVHRRILHSMNEAGIVHNKPYKKSARVVGDVLGKYHPHGDMAVYESIVRMVQSFSCRYTLIDGQGNFGSVDGDSAAAMRYTEIRMALFSEEMLADIDKETVDFIPNYDESMTEPVVLPAKIPNLLVNGSSGIAVGMATNIPPHNMSEVIKSVIKVIDDSDVAIKEIMKVMPGPDFPTGAFIVGRAGIKEAYETGRGKITLRAKANIEQLKNDKENIIITELPYQINKARLIEDIAHLVNDKKIDGISDVRDESDRDGMRVVIELKRGEVAHVVLNQLYKHTSMRTTFGIIFLAIVDKNPLVLNIKEIIIHYINHRKEIIIRRTKFELAKAEARAHIIEGLKIALANLDEVIKTIKKSESPEAAKFNLMKKFSLSEVQALAILDMKLQKLTGLEIEKLEAEYLEIIKKIAYFKLILSSEAKVKEIIKEELLEIDKKFGDERRTEIIEEEGDFTIEDLIAEEDMAITISHTGYIKRQPVSGFTKQRRGGRGKTGMLTKEEDFVEHLFIASTHHYILFFTNIGKVHWIKVHEIPQAGRTAKGKAIINMLSLTPGERVTAFIPVKEFTPEKFLVMVTKDGTIKKTNLDAYSNPRQGGIIAITLDKDDELIEVLETTGREELVIATKQGKAVRFNEEKVRPMGRSAHGVRGVSLSKGDVVVSALVARPKITILTVTENGYGKRTDIDEYRLTNRGGKGVINIKPTARNGNVVGVKESTDTDELMIITSHGLIIRMPVEGINSISRNTQGVRLIRLEEGDKVQSIACIQENAADADGGEE